From the genome of Streptacidiphilus sp. PB12-B1b:
CGCGCCGCGGCCCGGGGCGGCCGGGGGAGCGGCGGGGTCGTCCCGGAACAGCGGCAGCGCGGCCGTGGCCTCGAAGGCGTCGCCCTCGGCGGGCCGGGCGGGCGCGCCGGAGGCGGCGGCCGCCGCGGCGGCGGCGCCGGCGGCCAGGCCGCCGGTGAAGCCCGGGAACGGGGGGAAGGCCTGGGTGCGCTCCGGCGACTGGGGCGCCCCCGCCTGCGGGGGCTGCGGCGGCAGCGGGGTCTGCTGGGTGCGCTCCGGGTCGGCGGGCGTGAACGGCTGGTGGGCGAAGGGGTCCGCCGGGGGCCGGTAGCCGGTCCCGTCGAACGGGAAGGCGTCCGGCTGCGGGGCGAACTGCGCCTCGAACCGCTGGTCGAACGGCGGCTGCGGCGGCGCGGGCTGCTGCTGCGGCTGTGGCTGCGGCGGCAGGGGCTGCTCGAAGGTGGGCTCGTAGGGCGCCTGGGGCGCCTGGTACTGCGGCTCGAACGGCTGCTCGAACGGCGGCTGCGGCGCGGGCTCGAACGGCGACTGCGCCGGGGCCTGCGGCTGCACCGGCGGCTGCGCCGGGGCCTGCGGCTGCGCCGGGCCCTGGCTCTGGCCCTGGCCCTGGCCCTGGCCCTGGAACGGCGGTTCGAACGGCGACTGCTGCGCCGGGTCCTGGGGGGTCTGCGGGCCCTGCCCCGGGCGGCCCTTCTTCCGGGGCACGAACCAGGTCCCCGAGGTCTCCTGGGTGGCCTCGGAGTCCGCCGCCGGTGCGCCCGGTGCGCCCGGCGCGGCCGGTGCCGTCGGCCCGCCCTGGGTCTGCCACTCGGGCGGCAGGTCGGGCGGGGTCGCGGCGCCACTGCCCTCCATCACGCCGAGCACCGGCGAGCCGGACGCGTCCGACCGGTGCCGGCGCTTGGGCAGCGGCGGCGGGACGGCCCCCTGCTCCGCCGGGGCCTCGGCCTCGGCGCCGCCCTCGCCCTCCGGGCGGTCGCCGCCCAGCGGGCTGCGCACCACCACCGGCGGGATCGGCCGCGAGCCCGGGATGTTGATCCGGATACGCGTGGTCAGGGTCTGCTCGGTACGCGGCTCCTCGGCGACCGGCTCCTGCTGCTGCGGCTGTCCGGCTCGTGAGAAGGCAGGGTCGCTGGGCATCCCGTAGGGCGGCGTCCCCGACGGATACGCGCCGCCGCTGGGGCGGGGCGGAGTCGGCGACGGGTTGTCAGTTTCTCGGCTCACTGGCTCTGCTCCGGTTCGCTCCACCGCCTGAGGGGCGGGGCGCGGTCGTGGATCGTGCGTCCTAGGCGAAATGGTGCGCCCCCGCGCTGCGGGCACTACCTTACTGGGCCCGCATCCGCCCTGGACCGCCTGCCGAAATCAGCTGTTCGTCCGCTTTCCAGCCGCCCGCGGCCGATCGGATCAGCGACGCGGGCCGGACTGGAGCCATCGCGGGAGACCGCGCGCGGTGGCGCAGATCACGCACAGCATCATGCCACCGAACAGATACACGTAGGTACCCGCATCCGCCACGAGCAGGAAGTCCCCCTCCGGACGCTGGGTCAGCGAGATCAGCAGCACCGCGAACCAGCCCAGCGCGGGCAGCGCCCCGCCCGCCCGGGTGCCGGTGAGCACCCGGCCGCCGCAGCACAGCGCGGCCAGCCCGGCCAGGGCCAGCAGCAGCCCGCCGGGGAACCACAGCGGCTGGACGAAGACCCCGGCCGTACCGACGGCCACGCCGAGCACGGCCAGCAGCACGTAGGCGGCGCCCCGGCCCTGCGTCCCCATCGGGTACGCCGGCGCGGGCGGGCGCGGGGAGGCCGAGCGCGGCCCGGGCACGGTGGCCCGGCCCACGCTGTTGTCGGAGTGCGTCATCGGGCTTCCTCCCGCTCCGGGGCCTGCCGGGCCGTGGTCGCGGCCGCGCGGCCGAGCCCGGCGAACAGGTCGTCCTCCCGGCCGTCCTGGTCGCGCGGCCCCGCCTGGCCGTGCACCAGACGGTAGTACTCGGTGACCGGCAGCGGCTGGCCCAGGCCGTTGGAGAGCGCGAAGAAGCGGCCGTCCACCGTGATCTGGGTGGCGTGCGCCCGCATCGCCGCGCTCTTGCGCCCGGCGTGGGCGGTGCCGTCCACGGCGGCGTCCACCTGGGCGTCCTCGACCACGCCCGGCAGGTCGCCGACGGCGGCGACACCGGCGAAGGGGGAGTCCGCCCCGGCCGCGCGCAGCTCCGCGAGGCCCGCCTCGACCAGCGGGCGCGGCAGGCAGGTCCAGTAGACCTTGGGCACCTCGTGGGCCTCGCCCAGCTCCGGCCGGTAGGCCGGGTCGGCGGCCAGCTCGTGCGCCCGCATGGCGACCCGGTGGGCCTGGATGTGGTCGGGGTGGCCGTAGCCGCCGTCCGGGTCGTACGCCACCAGGACCTGCGGGCGGACCTCGCGGACCACGGCCACCAGGTGCCCGGCCGCCTCGTCCGGATCGGCCTGCCAGAAGCAGTCCGGGCGCTTGTTGCTGTCGACGCCCATCATCCCGGAGTCCCGGTAGCGCCCCGCGCCGCCCAGCAGCCGGTGGTCGGCGACGCCCAGCTCGCGCATGGCCGCGGCCAGCTCGCCGCGGCGGTGCCCGCCGAGGGTGTCGTCCCGGTCCGCCGCCAGGTGCGCCAGCTCCGCGCCGATCACCTCACCCTCCTCACCGAGCGTGCAGGTGACGAGGGTGACGTGAGCCCCCTCAGCCGCGTAGCGGGCCATGGTGGCCCCGTTGCCGATCGACTCGTCGTCCGGGTGGGCGTGGACGAGCAGCAGTCGGCGGGCGGCCGAGGGGGTTCCGGGCGGCAGGGCAGTCATGGCTTCAGCGTACGTGCCGTGACTGTCGGCTGACGCTTCAGAGCTTGATGCCGGAGAGCATCCCCGCGACGTTGGTCGTCAGCGTGTGGATGGACGGCGCGATCGAGGAGGAGGCCAGGTAGAAGCCCAGCAGCGCACAGGCGAGGGCGTGCCAGATCTTCAGACCGGAGCGCCGGACCAGGAGGACCACGACGACGAGCATCAGGAACGCGGCGGAAATCGGCAGAATCATCGACTCACCTCTCAGCAGCGGTACGGCTGGGACGGCCGACCGAAGGGGCGGGGCGGGTATCGGTGCCGGGGCGGGCCCGGTTCGGAACAGCGTTGGTCGATACCCAGGCGGTGACCACGGGGTCACTCCCGGTCATCATGCATAGGCCGGTGCGTCGGCGCACGCCCAGCGCGTACGCGGCGCACGCTCGGTGACCGCCACCACTCCCGGGGACGCGACTGAACGGGCGAGCGGATTGCGTGAAGCGTTTCGAATGGATCTTCCTGCCCGCTCGGACCCGGGCTAGGGTCGAAGGATGACCACGGAGATCTCGTTCCCCCGCCAGCACTCGCGCACCCAGCGGTTCACGCTGGGCGCGCCCCGCTCCTTCACCGTCGCTCCGGACGGCCGCCGAGTGGTCTTCCTGCGCTCGGGCGGTGGAGCCGAACGGGCGAACCTGCTCCAGGTGCTCGACCTTCCGGAGCAGGGTGAGCCATCCGAGCGAGTCGCCGCCGACCCGGTCGCCCTGCTGGGCGGCGGCGGGGAGGAGCTGACCCCGCAGGAGCGGGCCCGGCGCGAGCGCAGCCGGGAGAGCTCCTCCGGGGTCGTCGGCTACGCCACCGACGGCGACGTCCGGCTGGCGGCGTTCGCCCTCTCCGGGCGGCTGTTCACCGCCGGGCTGCTGCCCGGCGACACCGCCCGTGAGCTGCCCGCCGCCGGTCCGGTGCTCGATCCGCGCCCCTCGCCGGACGGCAGCCGGATCGCCTACACCACCCCCGGCGGCGAGCTGCGGGTGATCGCCGCCGACGGCTCCGGCGACCGGGCCCTGGCAGTCCCCGACGCGCCCGGGGTGAGCTGGGGGCAGGCGGAGTTCATCGCCCAGGAGGAGATGGACCGCAACCGGGGCTACTGGTGGTCGCCGCAGGGCGACCGGCTGCTGGCCGCCCGGGTGGACGACTCCCCGGTGCAGCGCTGGTGGATCGCCGACCCGGCCAACCCGGAGCGCCCGGCCGCCGAGGTGGCCTACCCGCGCGCGGGCACCCCCAACGCCGAGGTCACGCTGGCCGTGCTCGGCCTGGACGGCGGCCGGGTGGACGTCCAGTGGGACCGCGCGGCGTACCCGTACCTGGCCCGGGCGCACTGGTCCGCCGGGGGCTCCCCGGTGATCCTGGTGCAGGCCCGGGACCAGCGCAGCCAGCTGTTCCTGATGGTCAACCCGGCCAACGGGGTGACCACCCCGCTGCACGCCGAGGAGGACCCGGTCTGGCTGGACCTCTTCAGCGGCGTCCCGGCCTGGACCCCGGGCGGCGGCCGACTGGTGCGGATCTCCGACGAGGCCGGGGTCCGCAGCCTGGTGGTCGGCACCCGGGTGCTCACCGCCGCCGGGCTGCACGTGCACGCGGTGCTGGACGTCGGCGCGGACGACGTGCTGATCAGCGCCTCCGCCGGGGAGGCCGCCGACCGCCCCGAGGTCGGCGAGGTGCACCTGTACCGGGTCTCCGACGAGGGCGTCAGCCGCTTCACCGGCGAGCCCGGCCACCACACCGCGGTGCGCTCCGGGTCGGTCACGGTGCTGGTCTCGGCCGCCCTGGACCGGCCCGGCTCCCGGGCCGCGGTGCTGCGCGACGGCAAGGAGGTCGCGGTCATCGCCTCCTACGCCGAGACGCCGGTGATCACCGCCCGCCCGGTGCTGACCCTGGCCGGACGCAGCCGCATCCCGGCCGCCGTGCTGCTGCCCACCGGCTACGACCGGGAGCGCGACGGCCTGCTGCCGGTGCTGATGAACCCGTACGGCGGCCCGCACGCCCGGCAGGTGCTGGCCCTGCACAACCTGCACCTGACCTCGCAGTGGTTCGCCGACCAGGGCTTCGCGGTCGTCGTCGCCGACGGCCGGGGCACCCCGGGCCGCAGCCCGGCCTGGGAGAAGTCCATCGCCTTCGACTTCGCCGGGGCGACCCTGGACGACCAGGTCGAGGCCCTGCAGGCGCTGGCCGGGGAGTACCCGCTGGACCTCGCCCGGGTCGCCATCCGCGGCTGGTCCTACGGCGGCTACCTGGCCGCGCTGGCCGTGCTGCGCCGCCCGGACGTCTTCCACGCCGCCGTCGCCGGGGCCCCGGTCACCGAGTGGGAGCTGTACGACACCCACTACACGGAGCGCTACCTGGGCGATCCGGCCGCCCGCCCGGAGGTGTACGCGGCCAACTCGCTGATCGAGGACGCCGCCAAGCTGAGCCGCCCGCTCCAGCTGATCCACGGCCTGGCCGACGACAATGTGGTGGTCGCGCACTCGCTGCGGCTGTCCTCGGCGCTGCTGGCCGCGGGCCGCCCGCACGAGGTGCTGCCGCTGTCCGGGGTCACCCACATGACCCCGCAGGAGGAGGTCGCGGAGAACCTGCTGCTGCTCCAGGTGGACTTCCTGCGCCGCTCGCTGCGCGGCTGAGCCGCCCGGACGCCGTCCCGTACGGACGCCCGTGGGGCGGTCACCGGCATCCGGTGGCCGCCGCCGCCACCCGTGTCAGCGCACCGGCAGCGCGACCACCTGGGTGCCGACGCCGTAGTAGACGCCCGAACTGTCGGCCGCCAGCGCCAGGTTGTCCGAGGTGGTGGCCGCCGGGTTGGTGTACGACCAGGCGCAGGCGCCGGTGGCGGCGTCCACCGCGTACAGCACGCCCTTGCTGTCCGCCAGGTAGACCATGCCGTTGGCGGTCAGCATCGGCTTGTCGATGATGAAGCTGTTCACCCCGGAGGTGGACCACAGCTTGGAGCCGTCCGAGGGGCGGAAGCAGTACAGGGTGGAGTCGGCGGTGACGAAGCAGCGCCCCTGGCCGTCGCCGACCGGGGAGTTGTAGCCCAGGTCGTCCGGGTTGTAGCTGACGCCCTGCCAGGCGGGCGCGCCGGTGGCCACCCGGTAGGCGTTGACGTCGTTGCCGCCGGTGTAGACGACGCCGTCGACCAGGCAGGAGTCGACCGCGCCGGTGCCGCCGAAGGTCGCGCCCTGCGGCGTCGCGGTCCAGGTCCGGTCGCCGGTGGTGGCGTCGATGCCGCTGACCGCGCCGTTGTCGCCGATCTCGTTGAAGCTGACCACGGTGCTGCCGGTCGGCGGCACCACCAGCGAGCCGATGTACGAGCCGGTCCTGGTGTACACCGACTGGTGGGTGCTGATGTCCACCGCCCACAGGCCGTTGACGCCCACGCCGACCGTGGTGTTGGCGGTCATCAGCAGGTTGCCGCCGCTGATCCCGTACGCGCCCTCCAGCTCCCAGCCCTCCTCGTGCAGCACCACCTGCCACTTGGTGTCGCCCGAGGCCAGATCCACCACCAGCAGCGCCTCGTTGCCGTCGGAGTTGCTGCCGACCAGGTAGGCGGTGTCGCCGACGATCAGCGGGATGGTGGAGATGGTGCCGCTCTCGTTGTCGGCGGTGCCGCGCCACTGCGAGCTGCCGTCGGCGGTCTTCAGCCCCTTGGTGGACTGGGTGCAGACCGCGACGACCGTGCCGGAGCCGACGGCCAGGTTCCACACGGTGTCGTTCAGCACCTGCGTCCACAGCGCCTTGGCGGCGGGCCCGGCCAGGGTGCCCGGGGCGGTCACCGGGGTGACCGGCCCGGCCGGAGCGGTGCCGGGGCCGCCGGTGGGCGCGGGCGCGCCGGTACTGGGCGCGGCGGTGGGCGTACCGGTGGCGCTGCCGCTGGTGGTGGGCGCGGGCGTCGGCTTCCCGCCGCCGCTGCCGCTGAGCGCGAACGCGGTGGCCGCGCCGCCCAGCACCACCACCCCGCCGCCGATCAGCCCCAGCAGCCCGCGGCGGCTCAGCCCGGAGCCGCCCCCGCCGGGCTGCGTCAACGGCAGCGGCGGCGTGGCCGGTCCGAACTGCGGCTGCTGCGGGTGCTGCTGGGGCTGCTGCGGGTACGCGGGCGGGTAGGCCGGCGGGGCGAACGGCGGCGGCGTCGGGTAGCCCTGCTGCGGCTGGCGGCCCTGCTGCGGGTGCGGGTACTGCGGGGCCGGGAACGGCGCCGGGGTCGGCGGCCCGAAGCCCTGCGGCGCCGACTGCGGGACCTGCGCCGGGGCGGCGGCCGGGGCAGGGGCGGCGGCGGTGCCGGTCAGCACCGCTCCGGCCGCGGCGATGTCGGCCAGCACGGCCGGCGGCAGCCACCCGCCGGTGAAGTCGGGGGCGCTCTCGCTGAGCGCGGCCACCAGCTGCGCCGGGGTGGGCCGGTTGGCCGGGTCCTTGGCCAGGCAGGCGCGGACGGCCGGGCGCAGCGCCTCCGGTACCGCCGACAGGTCCGGCTCCTGGCTGACCACCCGGTACAGCAGGGCGGGTGTCGGGCCGTCACCGAAGGGGCCGTTGCCGTGCGCGGCGAAGGCCAGGGTCGCGCCGAGCGCGAACACGTCGGTGGCGGGCACCACCTGGTTGCCCATCGCCTGCTCGGGGGAGAGGAAGCCGGGGGAGCCGACGACGAAGCCGGTCGAGGTCAGCGCGGCGCCCTCGACGGCCCGGCTGATGCCGAAGTCGATGACGTGCGGGCCGTCGGCGGCGAGCATCACATTGGCGGGCTTGAGGTCGCGGTGGATCACCCCGGCCCGGTGGATCTCCTGCAGCGCCTCGGCCAGGCCGACGCCCAGCGCGCGCAGCACCGGCTCGGCGAAGCCGCCGTGCCGGCGGACGGCCGCGCTCAGCGGCACCCCGGGGACGAAGGTGGTCGCCAGCCAGGGCAGGGCGGCCTCGGTGTCGGCGTCCACCACCGAGGCGGTGAACGCGCCGGAGACCGCGCGGGCGGCCTCGACCTCGCGCCGGAAGCGGGCGCGGAAGTCCTCGTCGGCGGCGAACTCCCGGCGCACCAGCTTGACCGCCACGGTCCGCCCGCCGGCCGAGCGTCCCAGGTACACCGCTCCCATGCCGCCCGCGCCCAGCCGACCGAGCAGGGTGTACGGACCGGCCTGGCGCGGGTCGTCGGCTTCGAGCGGTTCCATCGTCTCTTCCCCCATCGGAATGTGGTGCGAACCCGCAGAGGCTAGTCCACCCGCCTGTGCCCAGGGGCCCCAGCAGCCCCGCAGCGACCACCCTGTGATCCGACGTTCACTCAATCACCCATGACATCCGTCATGCCGGGCACAGGAGCGGCGGCACTGCCCCGGCCCCGGCCGGGTGGGCCACTGTGGTGACTGTCAGCAGGACGAGGACGGAACCGAGGGAGCAGCAGCAGCGATGAGCACGTCCACAGAAGCGCGTACGGGGGCCGGCACCCGGGGCCGGGGCTCCGGGGAGGTCGCGGCCTTCCGCAACGTGAGCAAGCACTTCGGGGCGGTCAAGGCCGTCAACGACGTCAGCCTGACCCTGCACCCGGGCGAGACCGTGGCCTTCCTGGGCCCCAACGGCGCGGGCAAGTCCACCAGCATCGACATGCTGCTGGGCCTGCGCGAGCCCACCTCCGGCAGTGTCACGCTGTTCGGCGGCACCCCGCGCCAGGCCATCCTGGACGGCCGGGTCGGCGTCATGCTGCAGAGCGGCGGCCTGATGCCCGACGTCAAGGTCCGCGAGCTGGTCTCCTTCGCCTGCGACATCCACCCGCGCGGCTACGCCGTGGACGACGTGCTGCGCACCGCCGGGATCACCGATCTGGCCGACCGGATGGTGGACCGGCTGTCCGGCGGCCAGGAGCAGCGCGTCCGCTTCGCCCTGGCCACCGCCGGGGACAGCGACCTGATCGTCCTGGACGAGCCCACCACCGGCATGGACGTGACGGCCCGCCAGGCGTTCTGGGCGGTGATGCGGGCCCAGGCCGACGCCGGCCGGACGGTCCTGTTCGCCACCCACTACCTGGAGGAGGCGGACTCCATCGCCGACCGGGTGCTGGTGGTGCACAAGGGCCGGCTGATCGCGGACGGCACGGCGGCGGAGATCAAGGCCCGGGCCGGGCTGCGCAAGATCTCCTTCGACCTGCACCCGCAGGACGGCGGCGATCCGGAGCTGCTGCGCCGGCTGCCGGAGCTGACCTCGCTGGACGTCAGCGGCCACACCGTCCGGATCAACAGCAACGACGCCGACGCCACCGTCGCCGCGATCTACCGCGCCGGGTTCTACCCGCGCGGCCTGGAGGTCACCGGCGTGGGCCTGGAGCAGGCGTTCATCACCATCACCGGCGAGCAGGACGCCGCCGACCAGTCCGCCGCCGCGTTCGGCAAGGAGACCGTGCGATGACCACCCTGATCAAGCTGGAGATCCTGAGGGTCCTCCGCAACCGCCGCTACCTGGTCTTCACCCTGATCCTCCCGGCCGTGCTGTACACCGTGATGATCGGCGCCTACGGCACGGTCGACTCGCTGGCCGGGGTGTCGGTCAAGGCGTACTTCATGGTCTCCATGGCCACTCTGGGCACCGTCTCCGCCTCGATGACCACCAACGCGACCAGGATCGCGCTGGAGCGCAAGAGCGGCTGGGCCCGGCAGCTGCGGCTGACGGCGCTGCCCGGCTACGGCTACGTGGTCGCCAAGATCGCCTCCACCGCCGCCGCCACCCTGCCCTCGATCCTGGTGGTCTTCGCGGTCGGCTACGCCGAGGGCGTCCGGCTGGCCGCCTCCGAGTGGCTGCTGCTGGGCCTCACCCTGTGGCTGGGCGGGTTCGTCTTCGCCGCCCTCGGCGTGGCGCTGGGCTACTCGGCCGCCCCGGACTCCATCCAGCCGATCATCATGATCGTCTACATGCTGCTGCTGATGCTGGGCGGCACCTACTTCCAGATCACCGGCAGCTTCGGCGACGTCGCCAAGTGGACGCCGGTCGCGCTCTACAACCAGCTGGGCCGGGTCGCCCAGACCGGGGCGTCGGTGGGAACCGGCACAATTGCCGCAGTGCTCGCCTACGCCCTGGCCTTCGGCGCCCTCGCCGCCTTCCTGTACCAGCGGGACCGCAGGGAGTCCTGACCGGGGCCGCCGCGCCGCCGGGGAGCCGACCGCTCCCGGCGGCCGCGGCGCCGTCCTGCCGGTACCGAGAGGAGGAGGCCCGATGGACCTGAAGGACCTGGGCGCGCTGCGGATGGGCCAGCCCCCGGAGAACCACCGCCAGCGGGTGGTGAAGCTGTGCTGGATGTCGCTGTGGATGGTCTACCTGGCCTACCCCATCGGCGACCTGGTCGGCACCCGGCACCCGGCACCGGTCCTGGTCGCCGGCTGGACGCTGCTGGCGGTGTTCCTCGGCCTCTACGCGACGCTGGTGCTGCGCCGCCAGGCCCTCGGGCAGAACACCCCCTGGAACCCGGTCAACCTGGGCACGCTGGGCGGCATGTTCGCGGTCGCCACCGCCGCCTGCTACCTGCTGGGCAGCAACTGGCTGACGCTGTTCAGCTACACCGCTATCGCCACCGGCGTCGCACTGCTGCCCCAGTACGCCCTGCCCGGCGTCGCGGCGGTGACCGGCTTCCTGATCGTGGTCGGGGCCACCTGCCCGGCGCCCAGCGTCTACGCCACCGCCAGCGCCGCCCTCAGCGCCTTCCTGGGCGGCGCGGCCATGTCCGGCCTGCAGCGGATGATCCGGACCATGCAGGAGCTGCGCGAGGCCAGGGCCGCCGTGGCCGCCCTGGCCGCCTCCGACGAGCGGCTGCGGATGGCCCGGGACCTGCACGACCTGCTCGGCCACTCGCTCTCGCTGATCACCCTGAAGTCCGAGCTGACCTCGCGCTTCCTGGACCAGGAGCGCTACCAGGACGCCCGGGCGCAGGTCGCCGACATCGAGAGGGTCAGCCGGCAGTCGCTGGTCGACGTCCGCGAGGCCATCGGCGGCTACCGGCGGCCCAAGCTGGCGGTGGAGATCGCCGCCGTCCGCAGCGCGCTGACCGCCGCCGACATCGCCGTGGACGCCGACCCGGCCGTCGCCGACGGCCACCCGGGCCTGGGCCCGGACGAGGAGGGCGCGCTGGGCTGGGCGCTGCGCGAGTCGGTGACCAACATCATCCGCCACAGCGGCGCCCGGAACTGCACCATCCGGATCGCCGAGTTCCTGGTGGACGACGGCTCCCGCTCGCTGCGGCTGGAGGTGCTGGACGACGGCGTCGGCGTCCGCCGGGCCGAGCCCGGCAACGGCCTGAACGGGCTGGTCGAGCGGCTGGCCCTGGCCGGGGGCGCGCTGGAGGCCGGGCCCGGGCCGCGCGGCCGGGGCTTCCGGGTCCGGGCCTCGGTGCCGCTGCGGGCCCCGGCGGCCGCTCCTGCCGGGGGTCCGCTGGCCGGTACCGTGCACCCGTGATCAGAATTCTTCTCGCCGAGGACCAGGGCATGGTCCGCGAAGCCCTCGCCGCCCTGCTCGGCCTGGAGGGCGACATCGACGTGGTGGCCCAGGT
Proteins encoded in this window:
- the mshB gene encoding N-acetyl-1-D-myo-inositol-2-amino-2-deoxy-alpha-D-glucopyranoside deacetylase codes for the protein MTALPPGTPSAARRLLLVHAHPDDESIGNGATMARYAAEGAHVTLVTCTLGEEGEVIGAELAHLAADRDDTLGGHRRGELAAAMRELGVADHRLLGGAGRYRDSGMMGVDSNKRPDCFWQADPDEAAGHLVAVVREVRPQVLVAYDPDGGYGHPDHIQAHRVAMRAHELAADPAYRPELGEAHEVPKVYWTCLPRPLVEAGLAELRAAGADSPFAGVAAVGDLPGVVEDAQVDAAVDGTAHAGRKSAAMRAHATQITVDGRFFALSNGLGQPLPVTEYYRLVHGQAGPRDQDGREDDLFAGLGRAAATTARQAPEREEAR
- a CDS encoding serine/threonine-protein kinase, with protein sequence MEPLEADDPRQAGPYTLLGRLGAGGMGAVYLGRSAGGRTVAVKLVRREFAADEDFRARFRREVEAARAVSGAFTASVVDADTEAALPWLATTFVPGVPLSAAVRRHGGFAEPVLRALGVGLAEALQEIHRAGVIHRDLKPANVMLAADGPHVIDFGISRAVEGAALTSTGFVVGSPGFLSPEQAMGNQVVPATDVFALGATLAFAAHGNGPFGDGPTPALLYRVVSQEPDLSAVPEALRPAVRACLAKDPANRPTPAQLVAALSESAPDFTGGWLPPAVLADIAAAGAVLTGTAAAPAPAAAPAQVPQSAPQGFGPPTPAPFPAPQYPHPQQGRQPQQGYPTPPPFAPPAYPPAYPQQPQQHPQQPQFGPATPPLPLTQPGGGGSGLSRRGLLGLIGGGVVVLGGAATAFALSGSGGGKPTPAPTTSGSATGTPTAAPSTGAPAPTGGPGTAPAGPVTPVTAPGTLAGPAAKALWTQVLNDTVWNLAVGSGTVVAVCTQSTKGLKTADGSSQWRGTADNESGTISTIPLIVGDTAYLVGSNSDGNEALLVVDLASGDTKWQVVLHEEGWELEGAYGISGGNLLMTANTTVGVGVNGLWAVDISTHQSVYTRTGSYIGSLVVPPTGSTVVSFNEIGDNGAVSGIDATTGDRTWTATPQGATFGGTGAVDSCLVDGVVYTGGNDVNAYRVATGAPAWQGVSYNPDDLGYNSPVGDGQGRCFVTADSTLYCFRPSDGSKLWSTSGVNSFIIDKPMLTANGMVYLADSKGVLYAVDAATGACAWSYTNPAATTSDNLALAADSSGVYYGVGTQVVALPVR
- a CDS encoding S9 family peptidase, which codes for MTTEISFPRQHSRTQRFTLGAPRSFTVAPDGRRVVFLRSGGGAERANLLQVLDLPEQGEPSERVAADPVALLGGGGEELTPQERARRERSRESSSGVVGYATDGDVRLAAFALSGRLFTAGLLPGDTARELPAAGPVLDPRPSPDGSRIAYTTPGGELRVIAADGSGDRALAVPDAPGVSWGQAEFIAQEEMDRNRGYWWSPQGDRLLAARVDDSPVQRWWIADPANPERPAAEVAYPRAGTPNAEVTLAVLGLDGGRVDVQWDRAAYPYLARAHWSAGGSPVILVQARDQRSQLFLMVNPANGVTTPLHAEEDPVWLDLFSGVPAWTPGGGRLVRISDEAGVRSLVVGTRVLTAAGLHVHAVLDVGADDVLISASAGEAADRPEVGEVHLYRVSDEGVSRFTGEPGHHTAVRSGSVTVLVSAALDRPGSRAAVLRDGKEVAVIASYAETPVITARPVLTLAGRSRIPAAVLLPTGYDRERDGLLPVLMNPYGGPHARQVLALHNLHLTSQWFADQGFAVVVADGRGTPGRSPAWEKSIAFDFAGATLDDQVEALQALAGEYPLDLARVAIRGWSYGGYLAALAVLRRPDVFHAAVAGAPVTEWELYDTHYTERYLGDPAARPEVYAANSLIEDAAKLSRPLQLIHGLADDNVVVAHSLRLSSALLAAGRPHEVLPLSGVTHMTPQEEVAENLLLLQVDFLRRSLRG
- a CDS encoding DUF6113 family protein, which encodes MTHSDNSVGRATVPGPRSASPRPPAPAYPMGTQGRGAAYVLLAVLGVAVGTAGVFVQPLWFPGGLLLALAGLAALCCGGRVLTGTRAGGALPALGWFAVLLISLTQRPEGDFLLVADAGTYVYLFGGMMLCVICATARGLPRWLQSGPRR
- a CDS encoding ABC transporter ATP-binding protein, with protein sequence MSTSTEARTGAGTRGRGSGEVAAFRNVSKHFGAVKAVNDVSLTLHPGETVAFLGPNGAGKSTSIDMLLGLREPTSGSVTLFGGTPRQAILDGRVGVMLQSGGLMPDVKVRELVSFACDIHPRGYAVDDVLRTAGITDLADRMVDRLSGGQEQRVRFALATAGDSDLIVLDEPTTGMDVTARQAFWAVMRAQADAGRTVLFATHYLEEADSIADRVLVVHKGRLIADGTAAEIKARAGLRKISFDLHPQDGGDPELLRRLPELTSLDVSGHTVRINSNDADATVAAIYRAGFYPRGLEVTGVGLEQAFITITGEQDAADQSAAAFGKETVR
- a CDS encoding histidine kinase translates to MDLKDLGALRMGQPPENHRQRVVKLCWMSLWMVYLAYPIGDLVGTRHPAPVLVAGWTLLAVFLGLYATLVLRRQALGQNTPWNPVNLGTLGGMFAVATAACYLLGSNWLTLFSYTAIATGVALLPQYALPGVAAVTGFLIVVGATCPAPSVYATASAALSAFLGGAAMSGLQRMIRTMQELREARAAVAALAASDERLRMARDLHDLLGHSLSLITLKSELTSRFLDQERYQDARAQVADIERVSRQSLVDVREAIGGYRRPKLAVEIAAVRSALTAADIAVDADPAVADGHPGLGPDEEGALGWALRESVTNIIRHSGARNCTIRIAEFLVDDGSRSLRLEVLDDGVGVRRAEPGNGLNGLVERLALAGGALEAGPGPRGRGFRVRASVPLRAPAAAPAGGPLAGTVHP
- a CDS encoding ABC transporter permease codes for the protein MTTLIKLEILRVLRNRRYLVFTLILPAVLYTVMIGAYGTVDSLAGVSVKAYFMVSMATLGTVSASMTTNATRIALERKSGWARQLRLTALPGYGYVVAKIASTAAATLPSILVVFAVGYAEGVRLAASEWLLLGLTLWLGGFVFAALGVALGYSAAPDSIQPIIMIVYMLLLMLGGTYFQITGSFGDVAKWTPVALYNQLGRVAQTGASVGTGTIAAVLAYALAFGALAAFLYQRDRRES